One genomic segment of Sminthopsis crassicaudata isolate SCR6 chromosome 2, ASM4859323v1, whole genome shotgun sequence includes these proteins:
- the LOC141553818 gene encoding uncharacterized protein LOC141553818, translated as MANNPASEESKLDSFDYSSKLRRRKRTVLNEEQKNILVNYFAKKRYPGIKEREHLSKLTCIPEYQIKVWFQNRRARYPIQPKRRASKHSTNSRKRMCLEKVPLSPILEEDISEENLVTPSASKCLSWAGEPGQEAGPTRNCFFERKSAAPTTENACMDGYGSSPKPHFVSFQTMRPRTELRLGDLPRPVSQGSSKKWASSWAIQETKGPENYDSCTSFCGELKPPMKQQEQQQRHTKDQFYGCYHPVLFQDKQEPSHQPKNHLTLQKLTRSQHQSPQVLQGHTQLLSLVRKKEQRKELLPSSKQQELYPTDLYKRTVGCGSTLYLHGGHLTSSIGNMTVPMGDVAATQKAVISPQGHLTDHQGNVETLLGDLTASLGDVAAPLRNLTVPLEDVAALLGDLTALLGDVAASRGHLIKNGGDVIALLGDLIDLLADVADPQVYQTDPQ; from the exons ATGGCCAACAACCCAGCATCAGAGGAGAGCAAGTTGGATTCTTTTG aTTACAGTTCCAAGCTAAGAAGAAGAAAACGTACAGTattaaatgaagaacaaaaaaatattcTTGTAAACTATTTTGCAAAGAAGCGCTATCCTGGCATAAAAGAAAGAGAGCACCTTTCAAAGTTGACCTGTATTCCTGAATACCAAATAAAA GTTTGGTTTCAAAACAGAAGAGCCAGGTATCCCATACAACCTAAAAGGCGAGCATCTAAGCATTCCACCAACTCAAGAAAACGGATGTGCCTGGAAAAAGTACCTCTAAGTCCAATTCTAGAAGAGGATATCTCTGAGGAAAACCTCGTGACACCCAGTGCATCCAAGTGTCTTTCCTGGGCAGGTGAGCCTGGGCAGGAAGCTGGCCCAACGAGGAACTGCTTCTTTGAGAGGAAGAGTGCAGCACCAACCACTGAGAATGCTTGCATGGATGGATATGGGAGTTCCCCCAAACCTCATTTTGTCTCGTTCCAAACAATGAGACCAAGAACTGAACTTCGACTTGGTGATCTCCCAAGACCAGTGTCTCAGGGAAGCTCCAAGAAGTGGGCATCTTCCTGGGCCATACAGGAAACAAAAGGGCCAGAAAATTATGACTCTTGCACCTCCTTTTGTGGAGAACTGAAGCCACCTATGaagcagcaggagcagcagcagagACATACAAAGGACCAATTTTATGGATGTTATCATCCAGTGCTTTTCCAAGACAAACAGGAGCCCTCACATCAGCCCAAGAATCATCTTACATTGCAAAAGTTGACCCGATCCCAGCATCAATCACCACAGGTGTTGCAAGGGCATACACAACTACTCTCATTAGTGAGAAAGAAGGAGCAACGAAAAGAACTGTTGCCTTCTTCTAAACAGCAAGAACTGTATCCCACTGATTTATACAAGAGAACTGTTGGATGTGGGTCCACATTATATCTTCATGGTGGACATCTGACATCCTCAATAGGTAACATGACAGTCCCCATGGGTGATGTGGCTGCCACTCAGAAAGCTGTGATTTCCCCTCAGGGACATCTGACTGACCATCAGGGAAATGTGGAAACTCTCCTGGGAGATCTCACTGCTTCTCTGGGAGATGTTGCTGCCCCCCTAAGAAATCTGACTGTCCCCTTGGAAGATGTGGCAGCTCTTCTAGGAGATCTGACTGCTCTCCTTGGAGATGTGGCTGCTTCTCGGGGACATCTGATTAAAAATGGGGGAGATGTGATAGCTCTTCTGGGAGATCTGATTGACCTCCTGGCAGATGTGGCTGACCCTCAGGTATATCAGACTGACCCCCAATGA